The following proteins are encoded in a genomic region of Spirochaetota bacterium:
- the obgE gene encoding GTPase ObgE — protein sequence MSYFKDEIIINIKSGNGGDGIVSFRREKFVPKGGPDGGDGGDGGDIYFEATNEINTLSHLTTSHIYKAGNGEKGKPKNCSGKKGKDLIIKVPIGSQLIDENGNIIYDFVKEEKILILKGGKGGKGNQHFATPVNQSPRICTRGLEGKSKKIKIELKFIADVALVGFPNSGKSTLLKTITNSNPKIAPYPFTTLYPNLGTFSYDGKKYFIIADIPGLIEGASLGKGLGIRFLKHIERTKVLLFLIDSEKDDLIMQYKILLQELENFDKYLLKKERIISVSKIDLNINLENVLKFEEYMKKLGYEIYPFSSFTKENLENLKKAIYDKCMDSNI from the coding sequence ATGAGTTATTTTAAAGATGAAATAATAATTAATATAAAGTCTGGTAATGGTGGTGATGGTATAGTTTCTTTTAGAAGAGAAAAATTTGTGCCTAAAGGTGGTCCAGATGGTGGAGATGGTGGGGATGGAGGAGATATATATTTTGAAGCTACTAATGAAATTAATACATTAAGCCATCTTACTACCTCTCACATATATAAAGCAGGTAATGGAGAAAAAGGGAAACCTAAAAATTGTTCTGGTAAAAAAGGAAAAGATTTAATTATTAAAGTTCCAATAGGTAGTCAGTTAATAGATGAAAACGGGAATATAATTTATGACTTTGTTAAAGAAGAAAAAATTCTTATATTAAAAGGTGGAAAAGGTGGAAAAGGGAATCAACATTTTGCTACTCCTGTTAATCAATCTCCTAGAATATGCACAAGGGGTTTAGAAGGAAAGAGTAAAAAAATTAAAATAGAGTTAAAATTTATCGCTGATGTCGCTTTAGTTGGTTTTCCAAATTCAGGTAAATCTACACTATTAAAAACTATTACAAATAGTAATCCTAAAATAGCTCCATATCCATTTACCACACTTTATCCAAATCTAGGAACTTTTTCATATGATGGCAAGAAATATTTTATTATAGCTGATATTCCTGGCTTAATAGAAGGGGCTTCTTTGGGGAAAGGACTTGGTATTAGATTTTTAAAACACATTGAAAGAACAAAGGTATTACTTTTTTTAATAGATAGTGAAAAAGACGATTTAATAATGCAATACAAAATTCTTTTACAGGAATTAGAGAATTTTGATAAATATTTACTTAAGAAAGAAAGGATTATTTCTGTTTCAAAAATAGATTTAAATATCAATCTTGAAAATGTTTTAAAATTTGAAGAATATATGAAAAAATTAGGTTATGAAATTTATCCTTTTTCTTCTTTTACAAAAGAAAATCTTGAAAATTTAAAAAAAGCAATATATGATAAGTGCATGGATTCAAATATTTAA
- the rpmA gene encoding 50S ribosomal protein L27, with translation MAHKKGGGSSKNGRDSKAKRLGIKRFGGQFVTAGSILVRQRGTKLFPGENVGRGRDDTLFALIDGIIKFENHKWKKGRKIVSVYPDSK, from the coding sequence ATGGCACATAAAAAAGGTGGGGGAAGTAGTAAGAATGGTAGAGATTCTAAAGCCAAAAGATTAGGTATAAAAAGATTTGGAGGGCAATTTGTAACAGCGGGTTCTATTTTGGTTAGACAAAGAGGAACTAAATTATTTCCAGGAGAAAATGTTGGAAGAGGAAGAGATGATACTTTATTTGCTTTAATAGATGGGATTATTAAATTTGAAAATCATAAGTGGAAAAAAGGCAGAAAAATTGTTTCAGTTTATCCTGATAGCAAATAA
- a CDS encoding ribosomal-processing cysteine protease Prp, with amino-acid sequence MIDIKIYKKIIDNIEYLSKIIVKGHSGFGTKGNDIICSSISFLVQSYSFFIYKTYGTNIELRNPKEALIELDLNKLNYNNLLYKDEKLKYLNDFLINSLILIENNFKDYIKLEIYKDNFIE; translated from the coding sequence TTGATAGATATTAAGATATATAAAAAAATTATTGATAATATAGAATATTTGAGCAAAATTATAGTAAAAGGCCATAGTGGTTTTGGTACTAAGGGGAATGATATAATTTGCTCATCTATATCATTTTTAGTGCAGAGTTATTCCTTTTTTATATATAAAACATATGGTACAAATATTGAATTAAGAAATCCTAAAGAAGCATTAATTGAATTAGATTTGAATAAATTAAATTATAATAATTTGTTATATAAGGATGAGAAACTAAAATATTTAAATGATTTTTTAATTAATTCTTTAATTCTAATTGAAAATAATTTTAAAGATTATATAAAGTTAGAAATTTATAAGGATAATTTCATAGAATAA
- a CDS encoding glycosyltransferase, translating into DIRIMDYIYNFKFFIFLIFYIIFIFRIINFYKLNRLKNKSKSNNNEKDNNIKISIIIPIRNEEKNILYILNDLTNQTYNNFEIIIIDDNSEDRSEVVIKDYIINYNINFSNYYLNNNIKISYYKLNYNLEVFKNWQGKSAACYYGTLFALNDFLLFIDADVRLEKDALEYIIKNYKKDSILTIQPYHYTKKFYEQFSMYFNIIAFIGMDLGKIINTNKTKNGLFGPFIFLPKEIYYKTNGHLNVKEYIIEDIMLGKFFVNLGYEIISIPHLKKIKYRMYPNGFKDLINGWIKNISLGALKTSVWVFLIITSFIAFSTSITLNLLSSIFSLNLKNILVSILFYSIFSFINFYSFNFIGSFKFISLIIFPIHLFLFLLIFIISFIMKIFRIPVNWKNRKILIK; encoded by the coding sequence GATATAAGAATTATGGATTATATATATAATTTTAAATTTTTTATATTTTTAATTTTCTATATTATATTTATATTTAGGATAATTAATTTTTACAAATTGAATAGATTAAAAAATAAAAGTAAATCTAATAATAATGAAAAAGATAATAATATTAAAATTTCTATTATAATACCTATAAGAAATGAAGAAAAAAATATTTTATATATATTAAATGACTTAACAAACCAAACTTATAATAATTTTGAGATCATTATAATAGATGACAATTCAGAAGATAGATCAGAGGTAGTAATAAAAGATTACATAATCAATTATAATATTAACTTTTCAAATTATTATTTAAATAATAATATAAAAATAAGCTACTATAAGCTTAACTATAATTTAGAAGTTTTTAAAAATTGGCAAGGTAAAAGTGCTGCTTGTTATTATGGAACCCTTTTTGCTTTGAATGATTTTCTACTTTTTATAGATGCTGATGTAAGATTGGAAAAAGATGCATTAGAGTATATTATTAAAAATTACAAAAAAGATTCAATTTTAACTATCCAACCATACCATTATACAAAAAAATTTTATGAACAATTTTCTATGTATTTCAATATAATTGCTTTTATAGGAATGGATCTTGGAAAAATAATAAATACTAATAAGACAAAAAATGGTTTATTTGGACCTTTTATATTTTTACCTAAAGAAATTTATTATAAAACTAATGGACATTTAAATGTTAAAGAATACATTATAGAAGATATTATGCTCGGTAAATTTTTTGTAAATTTAGGTTACGAAATAATTTCAATACCTCATTTAAAAAAAATTAAATACAGAATGTATCCAAATGGTTTTAAAGATCTAATTAATGGTTGGATAAAGAATATTTCTTTAGGAGCTTTAAAAACTTCAGTGTGGGTATTTTTAATAATAACATCCTTTATAGCTTTTTCAACTTCTATAACATTAAATTTATTAAGTTCAATATTTAGTTTAAACCTAAAAAATATACTAGTAAGTATTTTATTTTATTCTATATTTTCCTTTATTAATTTTTATTCTTTTAATTTTATTGGTAGCTTTAAATTTATAAGTTTAATTATTTTTCCAATACATTTATTTCTTTTTTTATTGATTTTTATTATTTCGTTTATAATGAAAATATTTAGGATACCTGTAAATTGGAAAAATAGAAAAATTCTTATAAAATAA
- the rplU gene encoding 50S ribosomal protein L21 has product MYAICEIKGKQYKIETGKEYRVDYLNMDKDNEINFNTVLLIRDDNGNIKVGNPYLDGVNVKAKIVVPMIKGDKVIAFKYKRRKGYRNKKGHRQQYSVIRIEKIE; this is encoded by the coding sequence ATGTATGCAATATGTGAAATAAAAGGAAAACAGTATAAGATTGAAACTGGTAAAGAATATAGGGTTGATTATTTGAATATGGATAAGGATAATGAAATAAATTTTAATACAGTATTGTTGATTAGGGATGATAACGGTAATATAAAAGTAGGCAATCCTTATTTAGATGGTGTTAATGTTAAAGCAAAAATTGTTGTACCTATGATTAAAGGTGATAAAGTAATTGCTTTTAAATATAAAAGAAGAAAAGGTTATAGAAATAAAAAAGGACATAGGCAACAATATTCTGTTATTAGAATAGAGAAAATAGAATAA
- the nadD gene encoding nicotinate (nicotinamide) nucleotide adenylyltransferase, with product MRIGLFPGSFDPPHIGHLIMACDFYYLLSLDIVYFIPTKKYKTDKQVYAKPEERLKMVSLMIKDFPFFEVSDFEINSGEINYTYKTLEYFMEKFTKFKKDQKNYKNIEINDCSSFFILVGYDWKDDLKNWKNIEFIKKNSKIVLYYRYNKDLFLLTKNFDNSINNNSKLCIENILVEDDYIVIGRPITISSSEIRNNIKEGKVYKQFLVEEVYKYIEEKNLYL from the coding sequence ATGAGAATAGGTTTATTTCCAGGATCATTTGACCCTCCTCATATTGGGCATCTAATAATGGCATGTGATTTTTATTATTTGTTGAGTTTAGATATTGTTTATTTTATTCCAACTAAAAAGTATAAAACAGATAAACAGGTCTATGCTAAACCTGAAGAAAGGTTAAAGATGGTTAGTTTAATGATTAAAGATTTTCCATTTTTTGAAGTGTCAGATTTTGAAATAAATTCAGGAGAAATTAACTATACATATAAGACTTTAGAATATTTTATGGAAAAGTTTACTAAGTTTAAAAAAGATCAAAAAAATTATAAAAATATAGAAATTAATGATTGTAGTAGTTTTTTTATTTTAGTTGGGTACGATTGGAAAGACGATTTGAAGAATTGGAAGAATATTGAATTTATAAAAAAAAATTCCAAAATAGTGCTTTATTATAGATACAATAAAGATTTGTTTTTATTAACAAAAAATTTTGATAATAGTATAAATAATAATTCTAAATTATGTATTGAAAATATATTAGTTGAAGATGATTATATAGTAATTGGTAGACCAATAACTATTAGTTCATCAGAAATAAGAAATAATATTAAAGAAGGGAAAGTATATAAACAATTTTTGGTAGAAGAAGTATATAAATATATAGAAGAAAAAAACTTATATCTATGA